A single genomic interval of Microbacterium sp. LWO14-1.2 harbors:
- a CDS encoding flavin reductase family protein: MSTPTLPTAPLLDSQALRGAFSRFATGVTIVGFEDQEGIHGLTVNAFTSVSLDPPLLLVSIQKTSRSHERLLQQSFSVSVLNDAHGATARSFASKDRSGAPDWDRSGRLPRISGALGWFECDHWAQHDAGDHTLVIGQVSDFGTAAGDPLLFFNGALTGLS, encoded by the coding sequence ATGAGCACGCCGACACTGCCTACAGCGCCTCTGCTCGATTCACAGGCACTGCGTGGCGCGTTCTCGCGTTTCGCCACGGGCGTCACGATCGTCGGCTTCGAGGACCAGGAAGGTATCCACGGACTCACTGTCAACGCCTTCACCTCCGTGTCGCTGGATCCCCCTCTCCTTCTCGTGTCGATCCAGAAGACGTCTCGGTCACACGAGCGGCTCCTGCAGCAGTCGTTCTCGGTCAGCGTGCTCAACGACGCGCACGGCGCAACAGCGCGGTCCTTCGCCTCGAAGGACCGCTCCGGAGCGCCGGACTGGGATCGCTCCGGTCGGTTGCCTCGAATCTCCGGCGCGCTCGGATGGTTCGAATGCGATCATTGGGCACAGCACGACGCTGGTGATCACACCCTCGTGATCGGTCAGGTCTCTGACTTCGGGACAGCAGCTGGCGACCCGTTGCTATTCTTCAATGGTGCTCTCACCGGACTCAGCTGA